The genomic window TCGGTGCAACGGCGGATCTTACCGAAGCCGTTCATCCACGAGTTCGTCCGCTCGACCACCCAGCGTTTGCCGATCTGGATCGGGGCGGGCACGCCCTTGCGGGCGATCTGCGCGTCGAAGCCGATCTCGTCGAGCAGTTCCCGGCTGCGTTTGCTGTCGTAACCACGATCCAGATGGGCGGTGACCTGCTCAGGCCAGTAGTAACGGAGCTGGGTGCTGCACGCTTCGAAGGTGTCCCGCAGCAGCGGCGAGTCGTGCCTGTTCGCCGGGGCCCCGACGATCCCGAGCGGGATCCCGTAGCCGTCCACACCGGTCGAGCGTTTCATCCCGCCTTTGCCACGGTCGACCGGAGACCGGCCGGCCCGGTCGCCGCCGCACGGCGCTTTCGTGATCGCGCCGTCGGCGCTGACGTCGGCCAGATCCAGGCCGATCATCCGGTCATAGGCATCCAGGGCCAGCTCATGGACCTGTTCACCGAGACCGGCAGCGGCCCACGCCTGCAGACGACGGCGGATGGTTCGGTCCGAACAGGCGGCCGACGCGAC from Actinoplanes derwentensis includes these protein-coding regions:
- a CDS encoding IS5 family transposase — translated: MPALPSSSFEPVWVQFAALWPERPEFDPSHPLGCHRRRIPDRVVFEHVIAALVHGSGYERVASAACSDRTIRRRLQAWAAAGLGEQVHELALDAYDRMIGLDLADVSADGAITKAPCGGDRAGRSPVDRGKGGMKRSTGVDGYGIPLGIVGAPANRHDSPLLRDTFEACSTQLRYYWPEQVTAHLDRGYDSKRSRELLDEIGFDAQIARKGVPAPIQIGKRWVVERTNSWMNGFGKIRRCTDRDAKIIDFYLYLAAAIVTIRQLIQRARTLYRWDTRPTTRRLR